A section of the Eriocheir sinensis breed Jianghai 21 chromosome 40, ASM2467909v1, whole genome shotgun sequence genome encodes:
- the LOC127009225 gene encoding uncharacterized protein LOC127009225 has translation MGGALWLLALVWAGSIVQVVQTQSTARSRDFSLDNHLNGSYVDMMKSHDGRDPWNLDVIIVYLLEVLCSKVAIHKSDDKAKFNSITRRTIEDYIKVKSGDCVPPPLWKETHHHGECLTEEEAREIAVKELVFSMYTLAAISMEAMTETRLQFYTEQDSEDFVMFLTGWIEKIWKEFLPSFAMPLSSVMNSVYRFRDILRLRYTKGRGSSARLVRAADDIYRGLNPVLIKIVNVGFEIMRKVVGAVREKFIIFTNMFSRNYDKILVNHLERDSKGSAYPSITRYWDARAMDYAVTLLFRLKASKGGDAYEIDDLFANILKKHSAGDIKAAMILAKRGLIESKKYLKFSPLVGRLPPIKLPLLGTLPLPATLHDLNLMGVPTTLHEVEELAYEEVVRRYLRGLGNRDMAEFLLGSSW, from the coding sequence aTGGGCGGCGCGCTGTGGTTGTTGGCGCTGGTGTGGGCGGGCAGCATCGTGCAGGTAGTGCAGACACAGTCCACCGCCAGGAGCCGCGACTTCAGTCTTGACAATCACCTCAACGGGAGTTATGTCGACATGATGAAGTCTCACGACGGAAGGGACCCTTGGAATCTGGATGTGATCATCGTGTACTTATTGGAAGTTTTGTGCAGCAAGGTCGCCATACATAAGAGCGACGATAAGGCCAAATTCAACTCCATAACCAGGAGAACTATTGAGGACTACATTAAAGTGAAGTCGGGAGACTGTGTGCCGCCACCGTTATGGAAGGAAACTCATCACCATGGCGAGTGTCTTACTGAGGAGGAGGCGCGTGAAATAGCAGTGAAGGAGTTGGTCTTTTCGATGTACACTTTGGCGGCCATATCAATGGAGGCAATGACAGAAACACGTCTCCAGTTTTACACTGAGCAGGACTCTGAGGATTTTGTTATGTTCCTCACTGGTTGGATTGAAAAGATTTGGAAAGAATTCCTGCCATCCTTCGCAATGCCTTTGTCTTCCGTTATGAACAGCGTGTACAGGTTCAGGGACATCCTGCGGCTGAGGTACACGAAGGGAAGGGGTAGTTCAGCGAGATTGGTCAGGGCTGCCGACGATATTTACAGAGGATTAAACCCTGTTCTAATTAAAATCGTTAATGTAGGTTTCGAGATAATGAGAAAAGTGGTGGGTGCCGTTCGAGAAAAGTTTATAATCTTCACAAATATGTTCTCACGTAATTATGATAAGATTCTCGTAAATCATTTAGAACGAGACAGCAAGGGTTCTGCGTATCCGTCAATCACGCGGTACTGGGATGCCAGGGCCATGGACTACGCAGTCACCTTGTTATTTAGGTTGAAGGCTTCCAAAGGGGGCGACGCCTACGAAATCGACGATTTGTTTGCAAATATACTTAAAAAACACTCAGCCGGCGACATAAAAGCGGCCATGATTTTGGCTAAACGTGGTCTTATCGAATCAAAGAAGTACTTGAAATTTAGTCCGTTGGTTGGCAGGTTACCTCCAATCAAGCTGCCTCTACTGGGGACTCTACCACTACCTGCTACCCTGCATGACCTGAACCTCATGGGGGTCCCGACCACTTTACACGAGGTGGAGGAGTTGGCGTATGAGGAAGTGGTACGTCGCTACCTGAGGGGTTTAGGAAATAGGGACATGGCAGAGTTTTTGCTTGGAAGTAGCTGGTGA